The DNA region GTGGATTCCTGAACCAACCGGTGACGACGGTGGGAAAATTCGGCCTGCAACTGATGGTGATTTTTAACCATTGAACAAATCGATTCACCGCAGAGCCGCAGAGGGCGCAGAGAACAGAATGAGGACAACAAAAGAAGTTACTGTAAAAACCATGGAAAAATTTGAAAATAAATGAATTTGTATTATGAAAACGCGAACGACACCGGGAACTATCCTTAAAACAATACCAGTTTTTTTCTCAGCGAACTCTGTGTCTTTGCGGTGAAAGGTATTTAATGAAAATTAACGAGATCACCAATGAAGTTATTGGCAGCGCCATTGAAGTCCACAAGGAATTAGGACCCGGCTTGTTGGAATCCGCTTATGAAGAGTGCTTGGCCTATGAACTGAAAGAAAAAGGCTTGGATATTGAGCGACAAAAAGAATTGCCAATCAAATATAAACAGGTACAATTAGATTTATCATATCGGTTAGATATTGTTGTTGAAAAAAACGTAATTGTGGAGCTAAAATCCGTTGAAAGTTTACTACCAATCCATACGGCACAACTTTTATCGTATCTGAAAT from Candidatus Neomarinimicrobiota bacterium includes:
- a CDS encoding GxxExxY protein → MKINEITNEVIGSAIEVHKELGPGLLESAYEECLAYELKEKGLDIERQKELPIKYKQVQLDLSYRLDIVVEKNVIVELKSVESLLPIHTAQLLSYLKLSELEVGLLINFNVSQLKKGVKRVVNEYTE